The Pyrus communis chromosome 12, drPyrComm1.1, whole genome shotgun sequence genomic sequence gtatggacaatattgttccatttggtaacataatctgggctttcCCTGAACCTTGAATTACATCTGAAggtcctgatattgttgttacccctaCTTTTGTAGGTattaagcttgagaaatactttcgatcacgaagtattgtatgtgtggttgtactgtctgcaagacaaatatctccgccatttctcatgttctgagaataaccacaatttttatccatgctctctTTAATGATTCAATCGGACCGATATACTTCATTTCCCCTTTCCACAATATAGTCTGAAACATCTAGATgagttgtgttcaactgccctgataagtcaaacactggatcaggtatatccattggtctagcctggtcgagaaagttggtctcgacacccttctccttgagggaggcttgatacagatccactagatgttttggggtacgacaagtacgcgcccaatgcccattgccaccacacctatggcaggcttcttcagagtttctaggagcattgttcatatgagctttgcctttgtggcgattcgcatttttgaagctcgggcctgaattatgcctcggaacctggttgtgaaactgaactccatggttcttgcctttcctattccatcgacctcgcttgtggccacgtcttcgtttatgattatcaccaccagaggatgtggcgttcacttcgagggaagcagcattcacttctgggaatggtgcagatccagtaggtcgggaattatggtttttcatcaggagctcatCATTCTGTTCAGCTACTAAGAGCacagatatcagctggttgtactcagtgtagcctcgcgctctatactgctgctgcaggagcacgttggaggcatgaaatgtgctgagagtcttttccagcatatgctCCTCAGTAATAATATCCCCACAGAGCTTCATCTGAGAGTAATTCTGAACAATGCAGAATTGTATTCTACCACTGACTTGAAGTCTTGGATCCTCAGATGAGTCCACTCATAGCGggcccttggaagaatcaccgttgtctggtgattgtatctgtttctcaaggcattccagagagctaacggatcttcaaccgttaagtaCTCTTTAGCGCCTCATCAAGATGGCGGCGAATGAAAATCATGGCCTTTgcccgatcttgagaggatgagttgctctcttccctgatggtatctccaagattccctgcttccagatggatcttggtatccagtacCCAGGTCAAGTAATTCTTCCCGGTAATATCCAGGGCAGCAAATTCAAGCTTcgccaagttcgccattttcttttctgaaagaaaatgagatgtgtaagaacttgcaataatatgtattcctggaggaatatgatgttagaacttctggttcttacaaatttttcattttgatcttcaggccaaaatgataagcactcgaaacttctggCTCGAGATTTTCAGGGTGAATGAGAAGGGCGATcgtaccgcaccattctcattgaaataatgtaatatagaatgggcgattattccgcaccactcaagtaacaggaaaattaaatatgcagagcagcgtgggcgattataccgcaccacataaaattgcaatgaaattaaacagcagGTAGATTCAAATATGCAGGGTAGGGTGTGCGATTATATCGCTCCACCTaaaaattgcagtaaaattaaatctgcagtccaagataggcgatgataccgcaccgtcttggatcgcagtaagaataaatttgcagttcaagatgggcgattgtaccgcaccatcttggattgcagtagaattaacataaataaatactgggttagtaatcaatctctacaccaaacaagtaaTCAAAGATGTATGTAACCGTTAGTTGGAGAACTAAGAGCAGGCATGGAGCAAACAACTCGTCGCGAGGGTACATGGCACAGTTGagacagaggaagaagatgaacagtaaaaaccttaaaggaaacattttttctttctttcgttcgttcggcgaagagagatgagagaataattatatttagagactcgtgctgataacgtgttataaaaggattaaagtttgagagataaccttttaagtggtaggtgcaaggtagatgtaaaatgccaCACTAAAATTATAGCACAggcagataacaaataaaaggtaGAGGAgtagatgatgttactgatatttttctctagttttctttcttcttctacttTCTGTTACatgcggagtgctctatttatagagcaactctaaactgatgcagttaatgcatcTTGAAATTTAAAACGCGTCCTCTGACATTACAATTCACTTTCCactttcactttgcatgggcattgaaaactttgCCCATGCAGAAGACTTTTGCTTTGTGGGCATTCAATGCCATCAGACATCAGACTTTTCAACATTATGGGCATTTTTGAAAACTTATTTTGGTTTGTGTTGGGCTTTGTAACCCAGCTCGTTTAGAATTTGGGGGCTCTGTCCTTATGATTAATTTTGAGATGTTTTTGGTTAAAGAAAGATATAGGgtgatttttttcttaaaatactCTTGTTTCAAGCCCTTTTCGTTAAAGCTCCCTTATTTTTAGTCTAATTAATAGAAATTAAGTGAGGGCAGTGTTGGTATAATCAGAACCATGTAAGGGCATAATTGGTAAAGAAAATCCATTTCAATCCCCACATGTCAAGGAATTCAAATGCCTCCCTCAGGTagtccaattcctccaaaaGGAGAAGTTGATTCCTAAATTCGTGTGGACAGTATGCATTTTGATTTCCCAAAGTCAAAGCAAATAAAGGAGTATCTTGTAATCGGAatctaatttcataaatttattCCAGTCATAGACACTTACACATGTCATCTAATTACAATGTTGACCTTTGTATTCTAATAGATACTATACTAATAGCGGTATATAAATCAATTATATATCTTGGAATCTCTCATTGATTGAAGGAAGCAAATCGGTTCCGGTAGAGTACTAAAGTTATTActtgtttttggtttccttTGCTCAAAAAATGTATATGGTGGTTAGCTTATCTTATCCCTTTCCATGCTTTGCATAGGTTGTAATCTTGCTAGGGAGCGCACCTAGTGCCATTGATATTTCACGGGACATAGATGGAATCGCTACAGAGGTTCACATTGCATCTAGATCTCTCCCGGATGAAACCAATGAAAAGCAGCCCGCCTATGATAATATGTGGCTCCATTCTATGGTAATAGACTTTACCAACGgaattttcaatttggtttaaGACTGATGCTGGGAAATAGGTATATCCAAGGTACTGCTATTGTTTCAACAAATGCAGATCAAAAGTTTCCATGAAGATGGTAGAGTTGCTTTCGAAGATGAGAGCGTTGTCCTCGCTGACGTCATTCTTCACCGCACAGGGTACACTGCTCTGGCTAATTTTAGGACTTCAAGCTATCAATTAGTTTTCTGTATTGAATGAAAGAGGtggtaatatatattttttctttttaaggtACAAATATCATTTCCCTTTTCTTGAAACCAATGGCATTGTGACCGTGGATGATAACCGTGTTGGACCACTGTACAAGCACATCTTCC encodes the following:
- the LOC137709980 gene encoding uncharacterized protein; its protein translation is MANLAKLEFAALDITGKNYLTWVLDTKIHLEAGNLGDTIREESNSSSQDRNYSQMKLCGDIITEEHMLEKTLSTFHASNVLLQQQYRARGYTEYNQLISVLLVAEQNDELLMKNHNSRPTGSAPFPEILRDELKIPRVNVNAFNQLSYKSLLF